One region of Psychrobacter sp. DAB_AL43B genomic DNA includes:
- a CDS encoding exonuclease domain-containing protein gives MEFVAIDVETANADMASICQIGLAKYKDGILEEEWSSLIDPEDYFDGINISIHGINEKDVRGAPTFNEVLLKLSEFMSGSVCVSHTHFDRVSIRKAFEKYSLNQLDVTWLDSARVARRTWEECAWSGYGLANVCKIIGYEFKHHDALEDAKAAGQVILSAMNKTGIDINGWLYRVGKPIGSDSNGSIQREGNSEGEFYGEILVFTGALLIPRVEAAKLAASVGFAIGAGVTKKTTLIVVGDQDITKLAGKKKSSKHIKAEDLISKGQNIRILQESDFKELVAQSHQVV, from the coding sequence ATGGAATTTGTTGCAATAGATGTGGAAACAGCAAATGCTGATATGGCTTCAATATGTCAGATTGGATTGGCTAAATACAAGGATGGAATTTTAGAAGAAGAGTGGTCTAGCCTAATAGATCCTGAAGATTATTTTGATGGTATCAATATAAGTATTCATGGTATAAATGAGAAAGATGTTAGAGGTGCGCCAACTTTCAATGAAGTTTTATTAAAGCTTTCAGAATTTATGTCAGGTTCAGTATGTGTTAGCCATACACATTTTGATCGCGTATCTATTCGTAAAGCTTTTGAAAAATATTCATTAAATCAACTAGATGTTACTTGGCTTGACTCAGCGCGTGTAGCACGTCGAACTTGGGAAGAATGTGCTTGGAGTGGTTATGGCTTAGCTAACGTTTGTAAAATTATAGGCTATGAGTTCAAGCATCATGATGCATTAGAGGATGCAAAGGCTGCAGGACAAGTTATATTGTCAGCAATGAATAAAACTGGAATTGATATAAATGGATGGCTTTATCGTGTTGGTAAACCTATAGGTAGTGATAGCAATGGTTCAATTCAGAGAGAAGGAAACTCTGAGGGAGAGTTCTACGGTGAAATATTAGTATTTACCGGAGCTCTTCTAATCCCTAGAGTTGAAGCAGCAAAGTTAGCAGCAAGCGTTGGTTTTGCAATTGGTGCAGGTGTCACGAAGAAAACAACATTAATTGTAGTAGGTGATCAAGATATAACTAAGCTTGCAGGAAAGAAGAAAAGTTCAAAGCACATTAAGGCAGAAGATTTGATTTCGAAAGGTCAAAATATACGTATTTTGCAAGAGAGTGATTTTAAAGAATTAGTAGCTCAATCGCATCAAGTTGTATAA
- a CDS encoding NAD(P)(+) transhydrogenase (Re/Si-specific) subunit beta, protein MIAANADWFYLIGAILFVLTLRGLSSPKTAIRGNRLGMIAMAIAVVTTFFLAEGPVLWLIIGAMVLGAIVGMWKAKTVAMTQMPETVALMHSFVGLAAVAIALATVLHTEQQHGTVARIELFIGCFIGAITFSASVFAFGKLAAKSWAKTLVGGWVKPVQALLFIAMIGFGGVYFVTDSLPAFYAMAVIAVIFGWMWIAPIGGGDMPVVVSLLNSFSGWAAAGIGFTLGNSMLIIAGSLVGSSGAILSYIMCKAMNRSLLNVLFGGMGTSAVAAGGDDGAPKNYKAGSAEDAGFLMANASSVVIVPGYGMAQGRAQNAVKELYELLKEEGVNVRFAIHPVAGRMPGHMNVLLAEADVPYDDILEMDEINSDFASTDVVLVIGANDVVNPSAKDDPTSPIFGMPILEVTKAQTVMVIKRSMNTGYAGLDNSLFYMDKTMMIFGDAKKMVEEMVRSINGAH, encoded by the coding sequence ATGATTGCAGCTAATGCTGACTGGTTTTACTTAATCGGTGCCATTCTTTTTGTTTTAACTCTACGTGGTTTATCTAGTCCAAAGACAGCGATTCGTGGTAATCGCTTGGGTATGATTGCCATGGCCATTGCCGTTGTAACCACCTTCTTCTTAGCAGAAGGTCCTGTGCTGTGGTTAATTATCGGTGCGATGGTGTTGGGTGCTATCGTCGGGATGTGGAAAGCGAAGACAGTCGCCATGACCCAAATGCCAGAAACGGTCGCTTTGATGCACTCGTTTGTTGGTTTGGCAGCAGTCGCGATTGCGTTAGCAACGGTATTGCATACTGAACAACAGCATGGCACGGTTGCCCGTATTGAATTGTTTATCGGTTGTTTTATCGGTGCGATTACCTTTTCAGCATCAGTTTTTGCCTTTGGTAAATTGGCAGCGAAGAGCTGGGCGAAAACCTTGGTTGGCGGCTGGGTAAAGCCGGTACAAGCCCTATTATTCATTGCGATGATTGGCTTCGGTGGTGTGTATTTCGTCACCGATTCATTACCCGCCTTCTATGCCATGGCAGTGATTGCCGTAATATTTGGCTGGATGTGGATTGCCCCAATTGGTGGCGGTGATATGCCAGTGGTTGTGTCTTTACTGAACTCATTCTCAGGTTGGGCAGCAGCGGGTATTGGTTTTACCCTTGGCAACTCGATGTTGATTATCGCCGGTTCGCTCGTCGGCTCATCTGGTGCGATCTTGTCTTATATCATGTGTAAAGCCATGAACCGCTCATTACTTAATGTGCTATTTGGTGGTATGGGTACGTCAGCAGTCGCCGCAGGCGGCGATGATGGCGCGCCAAAGAACTATAAAGCAGGCTCAGCAGAAGATGCGGGTTTCTTAATGGCCAACGCCAGTAGTGTGGTGATTGTTCCAGGCTACGGTATGGCACAAGGTCGTGCACAAAACGCGGTCAAAGAGTTATATGAGCTACTAAAAGAAGAAGGCGTTAATGTGCGCTTTGCCATTCATCCGGTTGCAGGTCGTATGCCAGGACATATGAACGTGCTATTGGCGGAAGCGGATGTCCCTTATGATGATATCCTTGAAATGGATGAGATTAACTCAGACTTTGCTAGTACCGATGTGGTGTTGGTCATTGGGGCAAATGATGTGGTCAATCCTTCTGCGAAAGACGATCCGACGTCACCGATCTTTGGGATGCCGATTCTAGAAGTGACTAAAGCGCAAACAGTGATGGTGATTAAGCGTTCGATGAATACGGGTTATGCAGGTCTTGATAATAGCTTGTTCTACATGGACAAAACCATGATGATCTTTGGTGATGCGAAGAAGATGGTTGAAGAGATGGTCCGTAGTATTAATGGTGCTCATTAA
- a CDS encoding DUF6988 family protein: MQTTFNEFCSKSFEFREALLRETKIISTAAELKHKDIATLILADISSEHGHAIHILAKNLCSISASSLLRLQFESLLRAKWLYWVASDEVIERFNKPLTEQNVKQSEKRIPTINIILSELELKVEEGKVPKKALMLMQEFKNMALKASNSYVHSGMHAFSRRKDGFPEPLMIQILQNSNGLEALKAMLLATLIQSNEIMQEVLNLQYIYLDCLPMHTPEIMDRFYGIS; this comes from the coding sequence ATGCAAACCACTTTTAATGAGTTTTGTTCGAAATCTTTTGAATTCCGTGAAGCACTATTAAGAGAAACTAAGATTATTTCGACAGCTGCAGAACTTAAACACAAAGATATAGCTACTCTAATTTTGGCTGATATATCTTCAGAGCATGGTCATGCAATTCATATTTTAGCGAAGAACCTTTGTAGCATTTCAGCTAGTAGCTTATTACGCTTACAATTTGAATCGCTATTAAGAGCAAAGTGGCTATACTGGGTCGCTTCTGATGAGGTTATAGAAAGGTTTAATAAACCTTTAACAGAGCAGAATGTAAAGCAATCAGAAAAACGCATACCTACAATTAATATTATTTTATCGGAGCTTGAGCTTAAAGTAGAAGAAGGTAAGGTTCCTAAAAAAGCACTAATGCTAATGCAAGAGTTTAAAAATATGGCGTTAAAAGCCTCTAATTCTTATGTCCATAGTGGGATGCATGCATTTTCTAGAAGAAAAGATGGATTTCCAGAACCATTAATGATTCAGATTCTACAGAACTCTAATGGATTAGAAGCTTTAAAAGCAATGTTACTTGCAACATTAATTCAATCTAATGAAATAATGCAGGAAGTGCTTAATCTTCAATATATTTATTTAGATTGTTTACCCATGCATACACCGGAAATCATGGATAGGTTCTACGGTATATCATAA
- a CDS encoding proton-translocating transhydrogenase family protein, which yields MSSTPFVAIFTVFVLAIFVGYYVVWGVTPALHTPLMAVTNALSSIVIVGAMLQTVTIDGSIFTPTSLLGAFAVFLASINIFGGFAVTERMLSMFKPKVKKAVVINETGGDA from the coding sequence ATGAGTAGCACGCCATTTGTAGCAATTTTTACCGTGTTTGTGCTTGCCATCTTTGTTGGATACTACGTCGTTTGGGGCGTGACCCCAGCACTACATACACCATTGATGGCCGTAACCAATGCTTTATCCAGTATTGTCATTGTCGGTGCGATGCTACAGACCGTCACCATTGATGGTTCGATATTTACGCCGACCAGTTTACTTGGGGCGTTTGCGGTCTTTTTAGCCAGTATCAATATCTTTGGTGGTTTTGCCGTAACTGAGCGTATGCTGTCGATGTTTAAACCAAAAGTGAAAAAAGCAGTGGTAATAAATGAGACTGGAGGTGACGCATGA
- a CDS encoding 2OG-Fe(II) oxygenase, translating into MTKIISNLDVTKLVVDNPIGQDNPPLLFPHSDDDSQKPPTQHLLHSSDFEINWEDKLTDNQLDKLVSGGWLIIDDVFEQKALLALQAESGFIDYRDAQLTAGIRVSDIRGDRIRWITENFFAGYYYLQSINTLATLFNRSLFAGIRHSEAHYACYPVGFGYQWHNDNPAGRDERVISAVFYLNDEWTASDGGALEIVDKHGVHHNVMPVANRLVIFDSDLQHQVQIAHRQRYSIATWLRRDGLVPFVEDNISALEKLLDVSN; encoded by the coding sequence ATGACAAAGATTATTAGCAATCTTGATGTGACAAAGTTGGTTGTCGACAATCCGATAGGACAGGATAATCCTCCTTTACTGTTTCCGCATAGCGATGACGATAGCCAAAAACCACCAACTCAACATCTATTACATTCCTCCGATTTTGAGATAAATTGGGAAGACAAACTGACTGATAATCAACTGGATAAATTGGTCAGTGGTGGCTGGCTGATTATTGACGATGTCTTTGAGCAAAAAGCCTTGTTAGCGCTGCAAGCAGAAAGTGGCTTTATTGACTATCGTGATGCCCAGCTCACTGCCGGTATTCGTGTGAGCGATATTCGCGGTGACAGAATCCGCTGGATTACTGAGAATTTCTTTGCAGGCTATTATTATTTACAAAGTATCAATACGCTTGCCACTTTATTCAATCGCAGCTTATTCGCTGGCATACGCCATAGCGAAGCGCATTACGCTTGTTATCCAGTCGGTTTTGGCTACCAATGGCATAATGATAACCCAGCTGGACGTGATGAGCGCGTTATCTCGGCAGTGTTTTATCTCAATGATGAGTGGACAGCAAGTGACGGCGGCGCGCTAGAAATCGTTGATAAACATGGCGTCCATCATAATGTGATGCCTGTCGCCAATCGTTTGGTGATATTTGATAGTGACCTGCAACATCAAGTGCAAATCGCCCATCGTCAGCGCTACTCTATCGCTACTTGGTTAAGGCGTGATGGCTTAGTGCCGTTTGTTGAAGACAACATTTCAGCGCTAGAAAAACTATTAGACGTTAGTAATTAG
- the dapE gene encoding succinyl-diaminopimelate desuccinylase: protein MSDVNKNIFSQTHQQATLALSIALLERPSVTPDDDGCQDILSERLTQAGFACEFMYYGDRQAKGEHAEVKNLWARRGTADPVICFAGHTDVVPTGAEKNWTYPPFTPTIADGYLWARGAADMKTGIAAFTVAAERFVQNHPEHNGSIAFLITSDEEGPSINGTVKVIEALEARQEKITYCLVGEPSSTDTLGDIIKNGRRGSLGAVLTVTGKQGHVAYPHLASNPIHAAMSALAELTAATWDNGNDYFPATSLQISNINSGTGATNVIPEALEVVFNFRFSTETTEDELKAKTHAIFDKYFADSKVKYDIHWKLSGQPFLTPEGKLVSACQQAIKSVTGTDTTLSTSGGTSDGRFIAPTGAQVVELGVRNATIHQVDEKVEVDDLGKLAQIYEGILENLLLDE from the coding sequence ATGTCAGACGTTAATAAAAACATATTTTCTCAAACCCACCAACAAGCAACCTTAGCCTTAAGTATCGCCCTACTTGAACGCCCTTCCGTCACCCCAGATGACGATGGCTGCCAAGATATATTGTCAGAACGACTAACGCAAGCAGGCTTTGCTTGCGAATTTATGTATTATGGTGATAGACAAGCAAAAGGCGAACATGCTGAAGTCAAAAACTTATGGGCGCGACGTGGCACAGCAGATCCAGTCATTTGCTTTGCAGGTCATACCGATGTCGTACCAACAGGTGCTGAAAAAAATTGGACCTATCCACCATTTACCCCAACCATCGCTGATGGCTATTTATGGGCGCGCGGTGCCGCTGATATGAAAACTGGTATTGCCGCATTTACTGTCGCTGCCGAACGCTTCGTGCAAAACCATCCTGAGCACAATGGCTCTATTGCTTTTTTGATTACCTCAGATGAAGAAGGTCCGTCAATTAATGGTACGGTCAAAGTGATAGAAGCCTTAGAAGCGCGTCAAGAAAAAATCACTTATTGCCTCGTTGGTGAGCCATCGAGTACCGATACACTTGGTGATATTATTAAAAATGGTCGCCGTGGCTCATTGGGCGCGGTACTCACCGTCACTGGCAAACAAGGTCATGTCGCCTATCCACATTTAGCCAGTAATCCTATTCATGCAGCTATGTCAGCGCTAGCGGAATTAACGGCTGCTACATGGGACAATGGCAATGACTACTTCCCTGCGACCTCCTTGCAAATCTCCAATATTAATAGTGGTACTGGCGCAACCAATGTCATCCCTGAAGCCTTAGAAGTGGTATTTAACTTCCGCTTTTCAACTGAAACCACTGAAGATGAGTTGAAAGCAAAAACTCACGCTATCTTCGACAAGTATTTCGCTGATAGCAAAGTCAAATATGATATCCATTGGAAATTATCTGGTCAGCCATTTTTAACACCCGAAGGTAAATTGGTCTCGGCATGTCAGCAAGCGATTAAATCTGTGACGGGGACTGATACGACGTTATCCACTTCAGGTGGTACTTCGGATGGGCGCTTTATTGCCCCAACTGGCGCGCAAGTCGTTGAGCTGGGCGTGCGTAATGCAACGATTCATCAAGTCGATGAGAAGGTAGAGGTTGATGATTTGGGAAAGCTTGCGCAGATATATGAAGGGATTTTAGAGAATTTACTGTTAGATGAATAG
- the yaaA gene encoding peroxide stress protein YaaA has product MYFLLSPAKSLNEKDAVPVNLGNYYSQPELIEHSQTLMKILKSKEPIDLQELMSISDDLAQLNAKRNQDWAWSDNEPFTGDNAKPAGYFFDGDVYTGLDMYSMDKDTAIYVNEHLGILSGLYGVLKPLDLIQPYRLEMGTKLKNERGDNLYEFWGEEVTNTINARMADSNDKVLVNLASNEYFKSVKKKALNAEIITPRFEDEKNGQYKVISFYAKKARGLMVKYAADNKLTNTDQLKQFYLAGYYYCAEASDDKTWVFRRDETAQ; this is encoded by the coding sequence ATGTATTTTTTACTCTCCCCTGCCAAATCTCTCAACGAGAAAGATGCCGTACCAGTAAACTTAGGTAACTACTATAGTCAGCCTGAGCTGATTGAGCATTCACAGACACTGATGAAAATATTGAAGTCGAAAGAGCCGATTGATTTACAAGAGCTGATGAGCATCTCTGATGATTTGGCGCAGCTGAATGCTAAGCGCAATCAAGACTGGGCTTGGAGTGATAATGAACCTTTTACGGGCGACAATGCTAAGCCTGCTGGTTATTTTTTCGATGGCGACGTCTATACTGGACTTGATATGTATAGTATGGATAAGGACACCGCTATTTACGTCAATGAGCATCTCGGTATTTTGTCAGGGCTTTATGGCGTGTTAAAACCGCTCGATTTAATTCAGCCTTATCGACTTGAGATGGGCACCAAGCTGAAAAATGAGCGCGGAGATAATCTTTATGAATTTTGGGGTGAGGAAGTGACCAATACCATCAATGCACGCATGGCAGATAGTAATGACAAAGTATTGGTTAATCTCGCTTCTAATGAGTATTTCAAATCCGTAAAGAAAAAGGCTCTAAATGCGGAAATTATTACGCCACGATTTGAAGATGAAAAGAATGGTCAATATAAAGTGATTAGCTTCTATGCTAAAAAAGCTCGCGGGCTGATGGTTAAATATGCTGCTGATAATAAGCTGACCAATACAGACCAGCTGAAGCAATTTTATTTGGCAGGTTATTACTATTGTGCAGAGGCTTCTGATGATAAAACGTGGGTGTTTAGACGGGATGAGACTGCTCAGTAA
- a CDS encoding acyl-CoA thioesterase: MNMLIRFFIMVSLLKQQLKQQSASERLSIETLTAPTVRQYRVLPHDMGFRDHLPNYRYLSFIELNITKWLMACCHQKGIKNLGWIIAMQEMVYLKQIKFLDKMTVNSTLVGWDKKYVYFEHRFFVKNQLMAVGMTKFVLTNKQGKCATAVLDMTGEQLTEVIESWNQHQVAIKSTESTKSAKAA; this comes from the coding sequence ATGAACATGTTGATACGTTTTTTTATTATGGTTAGCTTATTAAAGCAGCAGCTCAAACAGCAATCGGCGAGTGAGCGCCTAAGTATCGAGACATTGACTGCGCCGACAGTACGTCAGTATCGTGTATTGCCGCATGATATGGGCTTTCGAGATCATCTGCCCAATTATCGCTACTTGTCTTTTATTGAGCTAAACATCACAAAATGGCTTATGGCGTGCTGTCATCAAAAGGGCATTAAAAACCTAGGCTGGATTATCGCCATGCAGGAGATGGTCTATCTTAAACAAATTAAGTTTTTAGATAAGATGACGGTAAATAGTACGCTTGTCGGTTGGGATAAAAAATACGTCTACTTTGAGCATCGCTTTTTTGTCAAAAACCAATTAATGGCAGTAGGTATGACCAAGTTTGTCTTAACCAATAAACAAGGTAAGTGCGCAACTGCGGTGCTAGATATGACTGGTGAGCAGCTGACAGAAGTTATTGAGTCATGGAATCAGCATCAAGTAGCGATTAAATCTACTGAGTCGACTAAATCAGCAAAGGCGGCATAA
- the iscX gene encoding Fe-S cluster assembly protein IscX — MTPQKLKWTDSLDIAIELYEKFPETDPQYIRFTDLHRWVTELEGFDDDPQRSNEGILEAIQMNWIDEAD; from the coding sequence ATGACCCCGCAGAAGTTAAAATGGACAGACAGTTTAGATATTGCCATTGAGCTTTATGAAAAATTCCCAGAGACCGATCCGCAGTATATCCGCTTTACGGATTTGCATCGCTGGGTGACTGAGCTTGAAGGCTTTGATGATGACCCACAACGCTCCAATGAAGGTATTTTAGAAGCGATTCAGATGAATTGGATTGACGAAGCTGACTAG
- a CDS encoding NAD(P) transhydrogenase subunit alpha, which translates to MKIGVISADSASESRVALTPDAVKKLRKLGFEVIIQSGAGQAAYYADELYQAAGADIANSSTDVVSQSQIITTVNDLPPAVTDHLTSGQIVVGMLDPYRNTQLDTYAAKGATAFAMELLPRTLSRAQNMDVLSSQANLAGYKAVLLAANEYSRPFPMFMTSAGTVKPAKVVILGVGVAGLQAIATAKRLGAVVEASDLRPTAREQVESLGGKWLDVPMSAEEAETAKSTGGYAWTPSEQYVKDQAAVVDKALSNADIVITTAQIPGRQAPRLVHQATLAKMKAGSVLIDMAAGTGGNVEGSVPDETIMTANGVRIVGAANIPSMLAAQSSDLYANNLVNFITTLIAPAATDDAAANTLALNLDMEDEIQGALAVTHDNQVRLAKR; encoded by the coding sequence ATGAAGATCGGTGTCATTAGTGCAGATAGCGCAAGCGAGAGTCGGGTCGCACTAACCCCAGACGCAGTAAAGAAATTACGCAAACTTGGGTTTGAAGTTATTATCCAGTCAGGTGCGGGTCAAGCAGCATATTATGCCGATGAGCTGTATCAAGCGGCTGGAGCTGACATTGCCAACAGTAGTACCGACGTCGTCAGCCAGTCTCAAATCATTACCACCGTCAATGATCTACCACCAGCGGTAACCGACCACTTAACCTCTGGTCAAATCGTCGTTGGCATGCTCGACCCGTATCGCAATACCCAACTTGATACCTATGCTGCCAAAGGGGCTACCGCCTTTGCCATGGAACTGTTACCACGTACCTTATCACGGGCGCAGAATATGGACGTCTTATCCTCGCAAGCCAACCTTGCTGGTTATAAAGCGGTATTGCTGGCGGCCAATGAATACTCGCGTCCGTTTCCGATGTTTATGACCTCAGCCGGTACGGTTAAACCTGCCAAAGTGGTCATCTTAGGTGTCGGCGTAGCAGGTTTACAAGCGATTGCCACGGCTAAGCGCTTAGGCGCCGTCGTTGAAGCAAGCGATTTACGTCCGACCGCTCGTGAGCAAGTAGAGTCATTAGGGGGTAAGTGGCTTGATGTACCAATGAGTGCAGAGGAAGCTGAGACCGCTAAATCCACAGGCGGCTATGCGTGGACGCCATCAGAGCAATATGTCAAAGACCAAGCCGCTGTCGTCGACAAAGCCTTAAGCAATGCAGATATCGTCATCACCACCGCACAAATCCCCGGTCGCCAAGCACCGCGCTTGGTCCATCAAGCAACCCTTGCCAAAATGAAGGCAGGTTCGGTGCTGATTGATATGGCTGCTGGAACAGGCGGTAATGTCGAAGGTAGCGTCCCTGATGAAACCATTATGACGGCCAATGGCGTACGTATCGTCGGTGCCGCCAATATTCCATCCATGCTCGCGGCGCAATCATCAGACCTGTATGCCAATAACCTGGTCAATTTTATTACTACCTTAATTGCGCCTGCCGCGACAGACGACGCTGCAGCAAACACACTGGCACTCAACTTAGACATGGAAGATGAGATTCAAGGGGCATTAGCCGTGACGCATGACAACCAAGTGCGTCTTGCTAAGCGCTAA
- the pssA gene encoding CDP-diacylglycerol--serine O-phosphatidyltransferase, with translation MTTDQSSSNVVKDSLVTDRVMNDGLVKEPLLQDSAATQPPFVDEHDFDIRLADNENYDGLTFEVIEAEVAEGKRVVSRGVYLAPNLITTLSLLSGFYSILASTQGEFYKASLAIFLSAILDGADGRVARMLNAQSPFGEQYDSLADMLAFGVAPAILIYSFALQPLGRIGLGCAFVFTACAAFRLARFNVQIGEVDKKYFVGLASPLAAILVTAAVMVAVDHNQWIRQYDSVVMFLFAAWVVICGLLMVSNVKYYSFKEFDKKKVPFVVLIIGVLVMSIVLYDIPVGILAIGVIYALSGIVTTLKAKTTS, from the coding sequence ATGACGACTGATCAATCATCAAGTAATGTAGTAAAGGATAGTCTTGTAACTGATAGAGTTATGAATGATGGTCTGGTAAAAGAGCCTTTATTACAAGATAGCGCCGCCACTCAACCGCCTTTTGTCGATGAGCATGATTTCGATATTCGCTTGGCGGATAATGAGAACTATGATGGGTTGACGTTTGAGGTGATTGAAGCAGAAGTCGCTGAAGGTAAGCGCGTGGTCAGCCGCGGTGTTTATTTAGCACCCAATCTCATCACGACTTTATCGCTGCTATCAGGCTTTTACTCCATTTTAGCCAGTACCCAAGGCGAGTTTTATAAAGCCTCTTTAGCGATTTTCTTATCGGCCATTCTTGATGGCGCAGATGGTAGGGTTGCGCGTATGCTAAATGCGCAAAGCCCTTTTGGCGAGCAGTATGACTCCTTAGCCGATATGTTAGCCTTTGGTGTTGCACCGGCAATCTTAATTTATAGCTTTGCTTTGCAGCCATTAGGTCGTATTGGCTTAGGTTGTGCGTTTGTTTTCACGGCGTGCGCTGCGTTCCGTTTGGCACGTTTTAACGTTCAGATTGGTGAAGTTGACAAAAAATACTTTGTTGGTTTGGCAAGTCCACTTGCCGCCATCTTGGTAACAGCTGCTGTCATGGTTGCTGTCGACCACAATCAATGGATCCGGCAATATGACTCAGTCGTGATGTTTTTGTTTGCTGCTTGGGTCGTTATTTGTGGCTTACTAATGGTCAGCAACGTTAAATACTATAGCTTTAAAGAATTTGATAAGAAGAAAGTCCCTTTTGTGGTTCTTATTATCGGTGTATTGGTCATGAGTATCGTGTTATACGATATCCCTGTTGGCATCTTAGCAATTGGTGTTATCTATGCTTTATCAGGTATCGTAACGACTTTAAAAGCCAAAACGACGAGTTAA
- a CDS encoding GyrI-like domain-containing protein: protein MTAPIQELTDAQTCTGISVRTTNTAEINHETAKLGKLWQSFYKNHVSQLEKGEDIYGIYHNYESDDVGAFDVVASWKVDSEQAQSDNDDTANPVKATKNKNASNLVTVSIPAGKYMVFSEYGNMPNTVMNAWEKAWTYFNDPSCEHTRTYNVDFERYVEGKLEYGQVELYIGIE from the coding sequence ATGACTGCACCAATCCAAGAGCTAACCGACGCACAAACTTGCACAGGTATCAGCGTACGCACCACCAATACTGCTGAAATCAACCATGAAACGGCAAAGTTAGGCAAGCTATGGCAAAGTTTTTACAAAAATCATGTGAGCCAACTTGAAAAGGGTGAGGATATCTATGGTATCTATCATAACTATGAGAGTGATGATGTAGGCGCTTTTGATGTGGTTGCGAGTTGGAAGGTAGACAGTGAGCAAGCACAGTCAGACAATGACGATACTGCTAATCCTGTCAAAGCTACTAAGAATAAAAATGCAAGCAACCTAGTAACAGTCAGCATTCCTGCAGGAAAATACATGGTGTTTTCTGAATACGGTAATATGCCTAATACCGTGATGAATGCGTGGGAGAAGGCATGGACGTATTTCAATGACCCAAGCTGTGAGCATACTCGTACGTATAATGTTGATTTTGAGCGCTATGTTGAGGGTAAATTAGAATATGGTCAAGTCGAGCTGTATATTGGTATTGAGTAG
- a CDS encoding 23S rRNA (adenine(2030)-N(6))-methyltransferase RlmJ, with product MNYKHAYHAGNFADVVKHILLVQLLNQLGQKNKPFYVLDAYGGRGLYSLGSEEARKTGEAKGGIQALVKADVEKAPTAVKDYMEGIKQARFTYDKKVYPGSPWWIAHHIEKNPDAGVRGEAFEAKASEYDALNYQLHKLPIGIHHRNSFEGIAAVIPPKEKRGLIFLDPPYEQEHKDFTRLIDLLVHSYNKWPQGTYALWFPIKNIEAVELFYKKLKRTEMRRQLICELNIYPNDVAVGLNGTGLLVINPPWQFDNHAREILRFLQPVLKVADAPDLTPDSATNVRWLVGE from the coding sequence ATGAACTATAAACACGCCTATCATGCTGGTAACTTTGCCGATGTCGTTAAACACATTTTATTGGTACAACTACTGAATCAATTGGGGCAGAAAAACAAACCTTTTTATGTGCTTGATGCTTATGGCGGTCGTGGACTGTATTCGCTTGGCAGTGAAGAGGCGCGCAAGACTGGTGAAGCAAAAGGCGGTATCCAAGCCTTAGTAAAAGCCGATGTCGAAAAAGCTCCGACTGCGGTCAAAGATTATATGGAAGGCATCAAACAAGCCCGTTTTACCTATGACAAAAAAGTCTATCCTGGCTCGCCGTGGTGGATTGCCCATCATATTGAAAAAAATCCTGATGCTGGCGTGCGCGGTGAAGCATTTGAAGCCAAAGCCAGTGAGTACGATGCACTGAACTATCAGCTACATAAATTGCCAATTGGTATTCATCATCGCAATTCGTTTGAAGGTATCGCTGCGGTTATTCCACCAAAAGAGAAGCGTGGCTTGATATTCTTGGATCCTCCTTACGAGCAAGAGCATAAAGACTTTACTCGTTTGATTGATCTATTGGTGCACTCTTATAATAAGTGGCCACAAGGTACTTATGCGTTATGGTTTCCGATTAAAAATATCGAAGCCGTAGAGCTGTTCTATAAAAAGCTAAAGCGTACTGAAATGAGACGCCAGTTAATCTGTGAGCTAAATATTTATCCTAACGATGTTGCCGTAGGTCTTAATGGTACAGGGCTACTGGTGATCAATCCGCCATGGCAGTTTGATAACCATGCGCGTGAGATTTTACGCTTCTTACAACCGGTATTGAAAGTTGCTGACGCACCAGATTTAACGCCAGATAGTGCAACCAACGTACGCTGGTTGGTCGGCGAATAG